gcggcccggcggccgctCTCTGCCGGGGCTGGGTGGCGCGGCCCAAATCACCCTCCCGCCTTCCCTCGCCTGGGATCCCTCCGTAGGGAGAGGGTTGGGACACCGGGTGTGATCCCCCTTTGGGGAGGTGGCGTTGCATTAATGTCGATCTGAGCTTTATTAAAGGCAGGgcgaaagcagcagcagctgcccccaTGCCGCCAGCATCGCTCCCGTCTCCTCGTCCTCGGGGACTGCCCAGAGCCGGGCCGCTTCCTGCACCCTGCGTGGCGGCGACGGCCTCGTCCTCGGGGACGCGGGTGCCGTGTCGCTTGCTCGTCGGGAGTTCCTCACCGGGCTACAGCGAGCCCAGCGTGCCCGTGGTGGCCGGGCTGCTGGCCACCGCGCGTGGTGTCGAAGGAGGGGAGCATCAAGTGGAGGAAGAAGGGGGCCCTGCTGCTCTAGAGGGGACGTAACCGTGAATCTACGCTGCTTCAAGCGCTTAAGGTGTAAACATGTGGCGAAAGACCTATGGGTGCTCTGAAGCTGGACTGCGGTTCTGTTATTTTATGTATACATGGATGTATACATGTAACCTCTCGAATGACTGAAGGTTATTTAAATAGATTGCACTTagaggaaagaaggagagagactGATGTGTTAGGTTGTGGAAGAAGTGGGGAAAGTCACTTTCACAATTAGAAAGTAAGTGGCAAAAGTGGTTTGAATGTAAAcagcttttctcattttaaagtGGTCTGTAGCAAAAGAGTACTGCGGCCTTGTGCATAGTTTTGCACTACCTCAGTATTGTGTTCTAAGGGGAAGATTTTTGGTTTCTCTGTGCAGACAGAAGTATTTCATGATTCAAGGGGTCCTGTTTCCATTTTGCCTTGCTTTATAAATCATTCTGAGTCCCAAGGTATCTGTTTTCTCGCAAGCTTTGAAGTTTCTGACCtagtagcttttttcttttctcccccccccttcaGGAGATCGTAAGTGGGGAGAGTGAGGAAGAAAGTAGTGGTGTCAACTTGATGGAGTTCTCCGATGAGATCCTTTTGCACATCCTAAGCTACGTCCCTTGCACGGACCTTGTCCTGAATGTCAGGAGAACCTGCAGGAAACTTGCGATGCTCTGCCTTGACAAGAGTCTAACCCAAACGGTTTTACTTCAGAAAGACTACAAGGTGGGGAGAGTAGCTTGCTGCTTCTGTTAGCTCTGAAGACAAATCTGACCTCTGAAAAAGTTCCAAGGAGTAGGACTTTTCTGTGTGTCTCCATAAATGTCTTGCTCGTGAACTCTGAAAGCCAATAAACAATAAAACTGTTTtataaaagcatttgttttccagAATGCTTTGTTAGAAGAGCTCTCTCTTCCCTTAGTTGTATAAAATACCGTCAATGAAAGCTGTCCCCTTTTAGTTTCTGGAAGCTAAAATGAGAGTAAATGTGACTTTCCATTTATAGCTCTCTTTGACTGTGATTGTGTAAAGCTAAcgtttttctcaaaatattttttcccatgttgtacaaaaaaatctgtacaaGCATAAGTTTGCGCATGTTACTGTCAGGCATGCAGTCCACTAAGCCAGAAAATGTATATCTGttgtaacaaaaataaaactaggGAATGAAGAGTGATAAGTTTTTTGAGAACTGTATCACCaagtgcaggcaaaggggacCCTCTCTCCTTCACTTCCAAACAAGGGAATTGGATGGAAGAGAATGAAAACATTCTTTCAGTATGAATTTCCATAGATAGCTATTTCCATATGTCTGCTGGAATAGCTTTGCCATTAGAAAATGGAGACTGTCCTCCATTCCTCTGTCACTTGCTGAACAGATTCAGCTTCACAGTCAGTATTGTGGAACTGCACAAACTGAGAAGGTAAAGGAAGTATAATCTTAACTGGCTTAATTTGCCATGCTTTGGACTCTTTATCAGCTGTATAATAGTTCTTAGACTGTGCTAGTGTCTTGAGACATTTGGATGAGCCACGTAATCTGAATGCTAACCACTGTTATCCCTGACTTCAGATAGGAAACTGAGTCAGTACACACTATTATCATATATCTCATTGAATCTGGTTTTGTTTAAGTACAGGTAAACAAAGACAAAGTGAAGCAGCTGATGAGGGATATCGGAAAAGAGATTTACCAGCTGAACATGGCTGGGTGCtactggctgcccagctcctctaTTGATCATATAACACGATGCAAGAACCTGGTAAAACTGAACTTGTCTGGGTGCCACATCACCTCTCTCCACCTCTCAAAGATGCTGTCTACGCTCCAGCACCTGCGCTCCCTGGCCATAGACGTCAATCCGGGCTTCGATGCCAGTCAACTAAGCAGTGAGTGTAAAGCCACTCTTAGCCGGGTCTTGGAACTGAAGCAAACCCTTTACACTCCATCGTATGGTGTTGTTCCGTGCTGCACTAGCCTTGAGAAACTGCTGCTTTATTTTGAGATCCTTGATCGCTCGCGAGAAGGTTTTATGCTTTCTGGGCAGCTAATGGTAGGCGAGAGCAATGTCCCCCATTACCAGAACCTTCGTGTCTTCTACGCTAGGCTGGCTCCTGGCTATGTTAATCAGGAGGTGGTGAGGCTGTACTTGGCTGTGCTGAGCGATCGGACGCCTGAGAACCTCCACGCCTTTCTCATTTCTGCCCCTGGTAGCTTTGCAGAGACGGGAGCCACTAAAAACCTCCTGGACTCTATGGCTCGGAATGTACGTCTGGATGCTTTGCAATTGCCCAAAGCCTGGATTAATGGCTCTGGCCTCCTGCAACACTTGAAGTTCAACAACCCTTTCTACTTCAGCTTTAGCCGATGCACCTTATCTGGTGGTCAGCTGATCCAGAGGGTTATGAATGGTGGGAAGGATCTTAAAAGCTTGACCAGTTTGAATCTCAGTGGCTGTATTCATTGTCTGGCTCCAGAATCCTTGTTTCGAAAAGCAGAAGATGACATTGACAGTAGCATTCTGGAAAGCCTGGTAGTATCCTGCTGCAACCTGAAACACCTCAACCTCTCTGCAGCTCACCATCACAGCTCAAAAACCATAGGGAATCATTTGTGCCAGCTTCTGGCCAGATTGAAGCACCTACTTTCATTAGCACTACCAGTCTGCTCCATAACAGATGTTGCTGCAAACATGGAAAAGCCTTCCATGCAGTCTAATGTGTTGCCCCAAACATTAGGAAAGAAAGTCCGGATTGGGATACAGACATACTCAAATCAGAAACCACAGTCTTCAGTATTCTGGGCTTTGATGGGAAGCCTTCCGTTTTTGGAAAACTTGGAAATAATTGGGTCCAGTTTTTCTTCTGCCATGCCCCGCAATGAGCCAGCGATTCGGAACTCATTGCCCCCTTGTGTCCGGGCACAAAGCGTGGGGGATTCAGAGGTAGCTGCCATTGGCCAATTGACTTATTTGCAAAGCCTCACCTTAGCACAGCTGCCAAATATCCTTACTGGCTCTGGGCTTATTAGCATTGGATTACAGTGCCAGCATTTGCGGACTCTTTCATTGGCCAACCTGGGCATGATGGGGAACGTGGTCTATATGTCTGCTCTCATGGACATGCTGAAACACTGCAAGTGTTTGAGAGATCTCAGGTGAGGGGTTGTCACTAAAAATCTCCATTTTGTTTGTGGACTTTTAGAAATCTAGTGTGTGGCTGGTTGTGGCTAGCCTAAAAATAGCAAGTGTTTGTGTCTCAGTCAAAAATAGCTGCAGTGGCTTGAAAACTGAATGTTTTCCTTCCTGAGTTATGGAGAATGGGAGTGCATTTCATGCTGTCCTCGAGGGCTCAGGCTAAGTCCTTTAACCACTGCTTCAAGAGTATAAAGTCTCTGTGCAGCAGCTGCCTTCCTTTTAGCTAAGGAAGAGTGGATGCAACTTGTTTGTGAGCCAACAGCCTGCCGTGGTGGGGTTAAACACTATATGCGTTTCCTGACTCCTTGGCTTTGTATATGCTCAGATCTCTGGAAAGCTTCCAGGGAGGAAGACACTCCTAGGATATCTAGTTAACGTAGAGATCTCCTCCTGTTTCCCACTGAGATTTTTCTACCTTTGGTTTGCATTGAAGTTTTGTCTCTTTGTTTTTcgtgtttccttttcttttcttgataaTGTATTGAAAACATTCCAAATTTAGAGTTCTTCCTGGGGTGTTTCTTTCTTGGTAGGACCTAAATGTTTTTGCTGCTTCAAATAAAAGTTTTGAATGTCCCTGGGTGCATAAAGAAACTTCACAGTATCTGAAATATGCTTACTAAAGCAAAGAGCATGGTTTCCTTGCAACAATCCATATGAACTCTGCAAATGTTATTACTTTAGAAAGAtgctctttcttgttttctctctctcgttttttttccccttcttttaaaagaagctttTATTGGTGAAATTGCTAGACCTGACTGCCCTGTTGCCCTCCTCAGTTCACAAAACAAGTGTGCAACACACAACAGCAGTAAAAGCAAGGCCAGGCTCTCGGGGAATGCTCATGTGATTGCAGCTAGTAATAGTGTGAcaaaaagttgctgcttatcaGCTGAGACTGGTGTTTGTGTGCATCTTCCTAATCCAGTAGTGAAGGGAAATGGGGTAGCTAAAACTTCAAGAGGATTTTCCTTTTACACCACTTCCCCTTTGTAACAGGCAGGGAGCATGTGGGTGTCTCTCTCGTAGAAGGGATGGCAGCTGTTGGGGATGGACTCGCTCGATGGCTTGGGTCACGTGAATGTATCTCTAGCCTTCAAGAGATTTAACACCCCTGGGAGTACAGAGATCTGGGGAAACGCGTTTTGATGTGCGCTGCTGCATCACTCAGTCTAGGCCCTGTAGTTTCCAGAGATTTTGAAATGGAGGCCAAATGCGAGGCAGTGTAGAGGACGAGCAAGGGTGTCTTCTTGCAGTGACAGCTGTGCGGTGCAATGTAAAacgtcttttttttcttgaataaaatCTAGGAAGGTTTTATGTAGTCTTAAAAGGTTTGAATGTTTAGTACTTCCTCCTGATAATGCAGTTTCCTTTCCATTTAACTAATTCTCTGCTTCTTCTACCCTTTTGTCCCCTCCCCAGAAGGATTTTTCTCTAGGCTTAGGAGTTAGTTGCAGATGATATTCCAAAGCAACATTGTCATCTAGTGAGTGAAGGGAGGAACTGCAAGTATGGTTCTCGTGCCACTTCCACAGGGATTGACTGAGAAGCCTGCTGTGAGAAGGCAGAAGCTCCTGTGCTTTTTGATTCAAGCTGATTATGGACCAATAAAACCGTGGAAAAATTAGAGAGGCTTCCCACTTCCTTAATGTTCATTTTAAGCTGTTACCCAAAGTGCTGGTGGGCTAGTTCTTCTGCCGTTGTTACCTGACCAGCAGTCTCAGGCTGGGACTCTAAGCCACAGTTTATCAATTAACAAGATTAAGTTGCTGAGATACCCCCACATACTACAAAAGCTTGCGCAGAGATTATCCAGCTCAGGTTGGGGCTGACAGCATGTTATCACCTAGTGGATTAACCGCCTCGGAGCTCTTGGCCTTGCTGACCCAGTGGCTGGGATTCCCGAGTACTCTGAGGTCCTGTAGTAAATCTGCGTTAAGCAGACGTGCTGTCCTGGAGAGACCGGCCCCTGAGCAGGTTCTGCTCCCGCAGACCGGGTTGCGTGAGGGAGCAATCCAGTTAGGCTGCTAGTTGAAACACAGCCCTGTCGTGGGCCACGTGTGGCTTTGCTGTGTCATTTTGTGGTCTTCTGGGCCACGATGCCAGACTGCATATCAATAATAGCAAATCCCAACTCTATTCTCTGGGATTAGTGTTTAAGATAAAGCTTGGATTGA
This region of Dromaius novaehollandiae isolate bDroNov1 chromosome 14, bDroNov1.hap1, whole genome shotgun sequence genomic DNA includes:
- the FBXL18 gene encoding F-box/LRR-repeat protein 18, with the translated sequence MAAPARYAAPKMAPRNGWHPPAPPRTRAGATLKMEARGGRRGRRGVASRGSRVMAAPEEPCGGRAGWEPGREAAGLSGARGRRRARGAAAMFRCEEEIVSGESEEESSGVNLMEFSDEILLHILSYVPCTDLVLNVRRTCRKLAMLCLDKSLTQTVLLQKDYKVNKDKVKQLMRDIGKEIYQLNMAGCYWLPSSSIDHITRCKNLVKLNLSGCHITSLHLSKMLSTLQHLRSLAIDVNPGFDASQLSSECKATLSRVLELKQTLYTPSYGVVPCCTSLEKLLLYFEILDRSREGFMLSGQLMVGESNVPHYQNLRVFYARLAPGYVNQEVVRLYLAVLSDRTPENLHAFLISAPGSFAETGATKNLLDSMARNVRLDALQLPKAWINGSGLLQHLKFNNPFYFSFSRCTLSGGQLIQRVMNGGKDLKSLTSLNLSGCIHCLAPESLFRKAEDDIDSSILESLVVSCCNLKHLNLSAAHHHSSKTIGNHLCQLLARLKHLLSLALPVCSITDVAANMEKPSMQSNVLPQTLGKKVRIGIQTYSNQKPQSSVFWALMGSLPFLENLEIIGSSFSSAMPRNEPAIRNSLPPCVRAQSVGDSEVAAIGQLTYLQSLTLAQLPNILTGSGLISIGLQCQHLRTLSLANLGMMGNVVYMSALMDMLKHCKCLRDLRLEQPYFSAGAQFFQALSHCSSLQRLCIVSRSGTLQSDAVMSFMANCLEVIMCHMFMGESLTVCKNLQQSIVRSFQADRPALNVVIFPLLHEDLTEVIRDVPMRHLDEITLFKSRVAEEPPNLWW